The genomic interval CCTACGCCCCCGACACACCGACGACCCGGCGGACCAACCCCCGACGACCCCGACGACTCCCCCGAACAGACCAGACCACCCCATAACCACCCTCGATCGCACCAGCCGCACCCCACGCACCAGTGCGACGAGTAGCACCATTACCCCGACGATTCCCCCGACGACCCCGACGGCTCAAGCGTCGGGGTCAGCGTCGATGGTGCGCCGATCCTGGTACCTGCCCGCGGGCGCCGCCGACGAGCTCGCGGCCGCCGTCGACGAGCTGCACTGGCAGACCCGCCGCCCCAAGCACGAGGTGCTGGTAGCCGTCCTGCACGCAGGTCTGGCACACCTCGACCAGGCCCGCGACGCCCTCGACCGACCCGGCGACCACTCACCCACACACCAGTAGCACCAGGAACACCTGACGCACTGGTGAGACCAGTAGCACACCCCCACCCGACGACTCCCCCGTCGGCCCCGACACCCCAAGGGTCGGGTCCGTCGATCTCCACGACGCCTGCCCCTGACGCCCCGACTCCCCCGAACAGGCCAACTCAAGCCATAACCATTCGTTATCGCACTCGTAGCGATAGACGCACCTAAAGCACAAGTGCGACGGATAGCACCACCGTCCCTACGGTCTCCGACACCCGAGGCATCGAGGGCCGACCGGGGGAAGAGGTCGCCGCGTTCCGGCGACGACCTGTGGTCAGACCTCGGTGGAGGGGCGTCACCAGCTCGGCGGCGAGCCACTGGGTCACGGTCACGCCCTCGACGCTGCCGTCCTCCACCAGGTAGGTGCACCGCACCTGCCACGCCCCGTCGCCGCGGCGCCGCCAGGCGTGCGCCAGCCCCGGATGCCGCTGCTGCCCCTGAGCCCCGTCGACCGCTGCGACCCACACCATCCGCCGCTGCGGCGCCCTCAGCTCCCCGCCCTCCAGCGGCCCACCGGCCCCGCCCGCGGGCCGGTCACCCAGCGGGATTCCACGACGACGAGGCGGGGGAGGGACGGTCATCCCAGCAGCCTACGAAGACGACACGGCAACGTTCTCAGGCATGGGGGAGGGGGCGCCCTCAGGCGAGCTGAGGGCGCCGGTTCAGCTCCCCGAAGGGTCATCTCTCGCGGTAATCGTCATGGGGCGTGCGCGCCCGGTCCACAGGGCTTGTCGGGTGGCTGTCGTACGGGTGCGACGGCCCCACGATGAGTGCTGGCTCACCGCTCACCCGGTGGCCACCGGCACCCCGTGATCGGTGGCCACCGGATGGCCACCGGCTCAGGTCTGGCCACCGGCCCGGTGGCCACCTTGACCACCGGCCCTGACCTGGGGGATGTCGCCGGCGCTGGGGTGGCCACCGGCACCGAGAGTCGAGAGCGAGAGAGCGTCCCTACGCGCGCCCGCGCGCGGGCGCGTATACGCGCGCGCGAGGCCGAGGGTCCAGGCCCCCCCTGACCGGGGCCGGCCTGGCACCCCAGGGTCAGCCGCGGCGGGCCCGCGTGGTGCGCTTTGCGCGGGCGGCGAGGCGGGCCAGGGCGTGGGTGCGGTGGGCGGCGGCGGGGTCGACCGCGGCGACCTGGGCCGGACCCCATCCGGCCGCGGCGTACAGGGCCCGGCGGGAGGCGATGGTCTCGGCGTGCAGGGCGCGCCACACGGCCGGGTCGGCGTGCTGCCAGGTGGCTAGGGGCGTGTGCCCGGTCAGGACCGCGGTCCACGCGGCCTCCACCCGCTCCTCCAGGTCGTCGCCCTGGCCGTGCATCCAGGGCGACGCCGCCGTCGTCGATGGTGGGGCAGACCTCGTCGGCGGCCGCGGGATCCTGCACGTCAGCGGTCTCTTCGGCGAGGCGGTCGGTCTCGGCCTGCCAGGCGCTGGTGCGCACGATGGGCGGGCAGGCCGGGCAGGGCGCCACCACGAGTTGGCCCTGTGGGTTGGTGGTGGTGAGCCAGCCGTGGTCGCAGCCGGGGCGCCCGCACGGCTGGGGGCGGTGCAGCTCGCCGGTGGTGGTGTCGAGGGCGGCCGGGTCGAGGGTGTGGCACCAGTGGTGGACCAGCCCGCCAGGTGAGGTGACTTGCGCGGGTGGGGTCCAGCCGCGGTCGCGGTAGCCCTGCTCGACCGCGGCCAGCCACGCCGCGGCGGTCCACCCCGCTGCGGCGTACGGGGCCAGGTGCGCCGCTACGGCCCGCGGGCGCAGCCGGTGGCCCCAGGGGACCCGGGAGGCGATTTCTCGCGCCAGGGCGGCCCCCAGGGCTCTTCCCTGGCCTGTGACGCTCGCGGCGCGGCGCGGATTCGCCTGTCCCTTCGTGGTCTTCGGCTGCCTCGCCGCTTGCGGCGCCTCAAGGTGAGTAGAGGACAACGGGAGATGAGGGGAGAGTTGCGGTCCTCCGGGGTGGGGTACGTGGTCCACAGCCTTACCGCTGCCGGCGGCCATGACCTGGCCGGAAGCGGTGATGGTGAGGCGGCGGGCCAGGGCGATGCACGCCCGCAGGTGCGCCGGCGTGTGCGCGGCGTACACCGAGGACAGTCCGCGCTGGGACGCCCCGCCCTCGATCATGCGCCGGCGCTCCCCGTGAAGCCGCAGCAGCCGGCCCTCACCGGTACGCACCAGCACGCCCAGCACGCGGCAGGCGAGCCGGCACGCGCGCTGCACTGTCTTGGGCACGCACCCGAGCTGGCGGGCGATCCGGGCCCGGCACGCGACGCCGTCGCGGCCGGTCGCGGTGTCGGCGGTCGCGGTGACCAGCTCGATAACCCGCATGAGCAGATCGGCGCTCATCGCGTCTCCGCGCACGGGGGAGCGCAGCACCCCGGCGTCGGCGTGGGAGTCGATCAGCAGTCGTACTCCCGCCAGCCACGCCGCCCTGTCGTCCCAGGCCACGACCCCGGCGTGAGCGCCCGGCGCGGGCACGCCGCGCAGCCCGACGCCCCGACGCGCCGGGACGGTCTCCAGACGAGCACCACGCACCGGGGCGGTCATCACCCACGCACGCAGACCATCCGGCGACGACGCCCCGACCAGCCCCGACACGCCCCCGACAAGGACGGCGTCGGAGGCGGCGGGGGAGGCGTCGGGGTCGAGGCCTCCGCCCGTCCGGGTCGACGCCGGCACGTCGGCCGTCCCGTCGGGACACCGACGGGACGGGCTCTGAGCAGGGGAGACGACCGACGACCAGGCGACTACGCGGGGCGACGAGGTCGCCCGGACGGGTGCAAGATCATGTGTGTCGGTAGACGGCCCCCCCAGGGGGGGACGTACCATGGGGGCGACCTCCTTGCTTTCTCTTCTTCATTCGGAAGGGATCAGGGGAGCCACACGACCTGACGTCAGCCGCCAAGCAGAGACAGGTCTTGTGGTGGATACGTAACGACGGTCCGCCCGCTAGGGCGGGCCGTCGACGTATGTAGAGCGCTACCCGGTCAACGGAAGCTCCTCGTGCTGGCGCCGGCGGCGCGGACGACCGCCCTTGCCCTTGGGCAGGGGCTCGGAGTATCCGAGCATCCGCAGCTCGAAGAGCTCTTGCACCGTCAGGCCCTCGGCCTGGGCCTCGACACGCAGACGATCGCGGTCAGCCCGGGACATGCGGAACATGATCCCGGCCTCACGAGTACCGAAACGTCGATCAGGCATAGGGACATCAGACCACCCCAAGGCGCGGATATCCGTGTACCTGGCGGCGTGTCGCGCCACGACCTTGCAATCGGTCACGCTGCGCCTCGTGCGGTCTGGCTCAGCGTGTAGGCGCCGGTGTGGGTGTCCCGGATGATGAGGCCGGTGTCGGTGATCTCGGCCAGTAGCCGGCGCACGGTCGATCGGAGGCAGCTCGACGGCGTCGACGATCTCGGGTGTGCTCAGGGGCCGGTCGGCTCGGTAGAGCGCGTCCATGATCGCGATCTTGCGGGTGGTGGCCTGCTCGGCCGCGGCGGCCTGGGACCCGCTCAGGCGTCGGGAGGCGAGCTCGTCACCGACGACGTCGGCCGCGTCGGCGGCGGCGGCGTCCAGGCGGGCGGCGAGGGCGTCCAGCCCGTCGAGGGACCCGGCCGACACGTCGACCTCGACACGTCGGTCGACCTCGACGGTCGGGGCGTCGACCTCGACGGGGGGAGCGTCGACCTCGACGGCGGGAGCGTCGTCGGCGTCGTAGGCGGCCAGCGCGGCGGCCATCTGCTCGGCGGCGGCGACGCCGGTGACCCGGGTCGGGTAGGCAGGGCCGGCAGCGACTGCATCGGCGCCGTCCAGGCCGCGGGGTGTGTGCTCGGCCAGGAGCGCGGTCACCTTCTGGTCGTCGGCGTAGCGGACGCGACAGGCGGGGGCGAGGACCTTGCCGCGGCGGATGATCGCACACCAGCCGGCCTCGGGCGGCAGCGCGCGCAGGTCGACCGACGCCGCCGAGGACGAGCCTGTGAGGGTGTTCGCGGTCCCGTCGCCGGGGCGGTGTCCGACCAGGGAACCGCCACCGGCCATCAGGCCGCGCATCTTGCGCCCGCCGATCAGGTCGTCACCCATCGGGTCCTGGGTGGACTGACCGACTCGGACGCCGAGCTTGCGGCCTTCACGGCCCAGCTCGAGGACCATCTCGATCTCGATCTTCTTCTTGGCGCCCTCAAGTGCGCGCAGGACCGTGGTCGCCTCGTCGAAGACCACGGACAGGATCGGGTCCTTCTCCTGGGGGCCGCGCCACCGGGACAGCCCTACCCGGGCCCGGGAGTCCTTGCGGGCCCGCATGACGGCGTGCGCTGCGCGGATGACCGCGCACCATTCCTCGATGCCCTCGACGGCCCACCAGTCGCACGCTCGTGCCAGGTGCGCGGCCGAGGTGCCGGCGCCACCGTCGATGTACCAGACGACCTCGCGGCGGGCCATCACCCCGGGCAGCAGCATCGCGACCAGCGTCACGGACTTGCCGCCGCCGGTCGTGCCGAAGATCGCGAAGTGCTCCACACCATCGGCATTGTGCAGCGCGGTCCGCACCGACTCACCGGCGGGGGTCACGGCAAGGTCGATGGTGCCGTCCTCGCCGAGGTCGGGGCCGGTCCACTCGGCGGCCACGGTCTCCAGGTGCCGGCCGGCGGTGATGGTCACCAGGACCCGGGACACGTCGTCGCGGATCGTGTCCAGGCGCACCATGCCGTGCCCCAGGCCAGGAAGGGCGCGCTCCAGGTAGCGGCGCAGGTCGTCACCGGTGGCGGTCTCGGCGTGCACGCCAGGCCCGAGACGGACCTGCATCGCGATCGTGCCGGGGTGCGGCTCGCGGACGGTGGCAGGGTCGATCGCCGATCCCAGCAGCGCCGTCGGGCCCTGCACGCCGATCGTCAGCGGCCACGCCTGGACCAGCGCGGCCGCGGCCGGTGACACCTCGACCGCCTCGACCGGTTCGGGTGCGGGCCTGGACACCGGCGGCGTCGGGGCCCGTCGGGGCCGACGCCCGGCCACCCAGGAGTAGGTCTGCGCGCCGGTGAGGGTGGCCAGGGCACCCAGCCCGGCAGGGTCCAGGTGCCACCACCCGGCGGCCGCGCCCGTGGCCCACGCCGCGGCGCCCGTCGCGCCGGCCGCAGCGGTCGCCCGCTCCCGGCCGCTGAGCCAGACCCGGCCGGCGACACGCTCGGGCGCGAGCTGGGACCCGAGCGCCGCCGCGGTGGCCACGATCCCGGCGGTCGCCGCCGTCGTGGTCGGGTCAGCGGCCACCGCGGCCACGAGCACCCCCGCCCCCATGAGCGGGGCGAGCTCGGCCCGGTGGCGCCACGCGACGCGACGCGACGCGGTGACCACCCGCCCCGACGGCCGCCGCGTCGGGGGCCGTCGGGGGCCGTCGACGACGTCACCGACCAACGCCACCGCAGCCGTCGGGGCCGTCGCGTCGGGGCCCGTCGGGGTCAGGACCGGCAGTCGAGGCGTCGACGGCGCGTAGCCGTCACGGCGGGCGCGGCCCTCGCGGGCCTCGGGGCTGGCGTGGGGGCCCAGGCCGTACTGCGGGTGGCTCGGGTCCTCCCAGATCTTGCGGACCATGCGACTCATCTCCTCTGATCGGTCGTGCTCGGTCTGTGCCCCGGCTCGGTCACGAGCCGCGCCCACCCATCGGTGAGGGCCGGGGCCGGCCGCCCGCAGGCGGCCACCATCAGGCGGCGTTGAAACCGCGGGTGTCGCCGTAGGCGCCGTGCTCGGCCAGGACGTCGGCCAGGTCCTCGGCCCGCTCGATCGCCCGGTGGATGCCCTCCAGGGCCTCCAAGATGCCCTCGGCGTCGACCAGCGCCTCGGTGGCCTCGCTGACCTCGGCCACAGCACGATCCAGGTCAGCGGTGCCCCACTCGGCCGATCCCCACCGCTCGGGCAGGTACTCCCCCCACGCCCGCACCGCGGCGACATACTCGCTCAAGACCTCCATCAACGCGGCCGCCCGGTGAGCCTCGGCCCGCACGTCCGCCAGGCTCGTCAGCTCGGTCTGCCCCATCTGCGTGGCCGCACGCGACCCGTTCTCCGCCGGGCCGAGTCCCCGGCCGTACTGCGGGGCGTACTGCGCAGACTGCTGCTGATGCTGCTGCTGCTGGTGCTGGTGCTGCGGGGGGTACTGCTGGGGCTGCTGCTGACGTCGGGGTCGGATGTTCATGACGTTCTCCTCATCGGTGTTGCCGGGGCCCGCGGGCGCGGGCTCCGGAGGGTTCTCGCCGGCCACGGACGTGGCCGGGGTACGGAGGGCCTGGGCGCGGCGCGCGTCCGCGCCCATGTCCCAGGCGGTCTCGTCGATGCCCTCGGGCACGACGGCCTGGGCGCGGGTACCGGACCAGGTGTCGGTGTAGGACTGTGCGGCCGCGGCGCGGCGCTGCCGCCAGGTGCCCGGCACCAGGCACCAGGTCACGACCGCGAACGTGCCCGCCAGGCCGGCACGGGCCACCACACGGGCCCGGCCGGTCAGGTCACGGCCGGCCGCGCGACGAGCTCGGGCGGCGCGCACACCCTCACCGGCGCCAGCCCGCCAGCCGCGGCCGCCCACCGCGCCGGCGGCGGCACCGGCCAGCCCACGGGTCAGGGCCAGCGAGAAGGGGTCCGGGGCCACGGTCAGATAGGTCAGCAGCAGCAGCAGCGGGATCATCGGCCCATCACCGCCATCAGCGCAGCATCCATGCCGCCCCCGGCCGCCGACGCGGCCGCGGCGGCCACAGCACCGAACGAGCCAGGCGCGGCCGCCATCAGCGACGGCAGCACCAGCCCGACCAGCACCAGCCACTCAGGCACCGGCAGCACGTCCTCGCTGGTCAGCAGCGCCGCGGCCCACCAGGCGCCCAGGCAGACGACGAGCGTCATCCCGGCGACCGCGGCGAAGGTCGCCGCACCGAGCACGCCCGCCAAGGCGCCCAGGCCCCCGGCCGCCCAGGCCACCACGGCACCCAGCCAGCCAGCAGCCAGGACCATCCCGGCCAGCAGGTACAGCACCGCCGCTCCCCGCACGAGCACGGCATCGACCACCGGTGAGGTCCACCGCATCAGCCACAGACACCCGGTGGCCAGACCTGCGAGCAGAATCCACGACATGACGGCCCCCTACGCGGCGTCGACGGCGGCGCCGTCACGGTCGGAGTCGGGGTCGGTGAGCGCGTCGCCGGCCAGGTGCAACCGCGTCTGCCCAGGAAGCGGGTCAGCAGTGATCTCCGCGACCATGTCCCGAACACCGCGGACGGTCTCGGCTCCGCCACCACCCAGGTACGCGCGCACCTGAGCCTCGGACGGGGCCGGCGCCAGCTCACCCGCACGGATCGCGTCAGCGACCCGAGGAGCCAGCTCCAGCATCCGGGCCGTCACCACACGCCCCGCAGGACGGGGCGCCCACACGTACGCTGGCGCCCCCTCAGGGGCTACCTCGACGGGCTCCGACGACGGCACGTCATCAGCGTCGTCGGCCTCGACGGCGGCCATCGTCAGGACCGGCGCAGGAGCGGACACGCCCACCGCGACGTCGTCATAGACCGGCACCGGCGACCACACCGGGACCTCGTCCCCATCAACCTCGACGGCAGGAACGTCGGGGAAAGCGTCGGGGGCGTCGATCTCGACGGTCGAGGCGTCGTCGCGGGCCGGCGTCGGAGTCGGGCCGCCCAGGGCGATCAGGGCGGCCGTGGCCATGACGGCCAGGCCGTCGATCGCCAGCGGGCCGACGGCCGCCACGACCGGGTCCTCGCCGTACGCAGCCAGCAGACCGGCCATGTGCCGGTAGGACACCAGAGCGGCGACGACAGCGACCAGACCGACCCCGGCCCACCGCACCAGCGCCCAGGCCCGCCCAGCGGGCCACGGGATGCGCGTCAGCAGCTCGACCGCGACCAGGACCAGCACCGGCCACACGACCGACGCCACGACCGCGCCCACCGACGGGGCCGAGGCGCAGACGTAGGCGTGACCGATGTTCGCGGCGATCGAGCAGCCCAGACCCAGCACCAGCGCCGCTACGGCGACGG from Arsenicicoccus dermatophilus carries:
- a CDS encoding DUF2637 domain-containing protein, with the protein product MNAASTRPGARAVAVAALVLGLGCSIAANIGHAYVCASAPSVGAVVASVVWPVLVLVAVELLTRIPWPAGRAWALVRWAGVGLVAVVAALVSYRHMAGLLAAYGEDPVVAAVGPLAIDGLAVMATAALIALGGPTPTPARDDASTVEIDAPDAFPDVPAVEVDGDEVPVWSPVPVYDDVAVGVSAPAPVLTMAAVEADDADDVPSSEPVEVAPEGAPAYVWAPRPAGRVVTARMLELAPRVADAIRAGELAPAPSEAQVRAYLGGGGAETVRGVRDMVAEITADPLPGQTRLHLAGDALTDPDSDRDGAAVDAA